The Nothobranchius furzeri strain GRZ-AD chromosome 6, NfurGRZ-RIMD1, whole genome shotgun sequence genome includes a region encoding these proteins:
- the LOC107374858 gene encoding GRAM domain-containing protein 2B isoform X1, with amino-acid sequence MVVVSETTGSPLTPGPEQVPCCKDSRGKSSTLEVDHGGERRRGQTSPDLRLLLDTESDPSDSRKKAASIRQKPAEQLSPMLSLYEFETKFDRKKPQSNQLSKSNTQYHKLFKDVRKDEILRQTYTCAWQKDMLYQGKMFVSDNWICFHSKVFGKDTRISIPVMSVKLIKKTKTALLVPNALVIVTTIEQHVFVSFLSRNNTFKLLKSVCPHLEVDKVSSSPVASSCGNSFRASCPSSLPLDFSGDFSDLDGVVQQRRQEMMESSSSGSQTPDYDKIDDFSSLPGAFLNTVKSREVSVHADVHLQSPSQKHGPTLKNGKAAAHGLTLKDSPSQPKSLHLILFIYLFFCCVCRRRVVILVLSSCYMTFKIVALEHRLNSLLSMGELIRNENTGSQRSQVEVNAEMYGELSTNLFKLEKIQRNLRKLLEGT; translated from the exons ATGGTAGTGGTGAGCGAGACGACGGGCTCACCTCTCACCCCTGGTCCCGAACAAGTTCCCTGCTGCAAGGACTCCCGGGGGAAGAGCTCTAC ATTGGAAGTGGACCATGGGGGTGAGAGGAGACGTGGACAGACATCTCCAGACCTCAGGCTCCTGCTGGACACGGAGTCAGACCCCTCAGACAGCAGGAAGAAAGCAGCCAGCATCAG GCAGAAACCTGCAGAGCAACTTTCACCAATGCTGAGTCTGTATGAGTTTGAAACAAAGTTCGACAGGAAGAAGCCCCAGTCCAACCAG tTATCGAAGAGCAACACGCAGTACCACAAGTTATTTAAGGATGTCCGCAAAGATGAGATACTCAGACAGA CTTACACTTGTGCCTGGCAGAAAGATATGTTATATCAGGGTAAAATGTTCGTCTCTGATAACTGGATCTGCTTCCACTCCAAAGTCTTTGGCAAAGATACTAGA ATTTCTATCCCGGTGATGTCTGTGAAGTTAATCAAAAAGACTAAAACAGCGTTATTGGTGCCAAACGCCCTCGTGATTGTAACTACAATTGAACAA CATGTGTTTGTTTCCTTCCTCTCTCGAAAcaacaccttcaaactcctgaaaTCTGTCTGCCCTCATCTGGAG GTGGATAAGGTCAGCAGCAGCCCCGTGGCTTCGTCGTGTGGGAACAGCTTCAGAGCCAGCTGCCCGTCGTCGCTTCCTCTG GACTTTTCTGGAGACTTCTCCGACCTCGACGGGGTTGTGCAGCAGAGACGGCAGGAGATGATGGAGAGCAGCAGCTCAGGGTCTCAAACTCCTGATTATGATAAAATAGACG ACTTCTCCAGCCTCCCAGGGGCATTCCTGAACACGGTGAAGAGCAGAGAGGTTTCAGTCCATGCAGACGTTCACCTCCAGAGTCCAAGCCAAAAGCACGGGCCCACCCTGAAGAACG GCAAGGCAGCAGCACATGGACTAACCCTGAAAGACTCACCCTCACAGCCAAAGTCCTTACATCTCATCCTTTTTATCTACCTGTTTTT TTGCTGTGTTTGTCGTCGCAGAGTCGTCATCCTCGTCTTGTCCTCCTGTTACATGACATTTAAGATCGTGGCTCTCGAGCACCGCCTGAACTCCCTGTTGTCGATGGGAGAACTCATTCGTAATGA GAATACTGGGAGCCAAAGGTCACAGGTTGAGGTGAATGCTGAAATGTATGGAGAGCTATCTACCAACCTGTTCAAGTTGGAGAAG ATTCAGAGGAACCTCAGGAAGCTCCTGGAGGGGACTTAA
- the LOC107374858 gene encoding GRAM domain-containing protein 2B isoform X2, whose amino-acid sequence MVVVSETTGSPLTPGPEQVPCCKDSRGKSSTLEVDHGGERRRGQTSPDLRLLLDTESDPSDSRKKAASIRQKPAEQLSPMLSLYEFETKFDRKKPQSNQLSKSNTQYHKLFKDVRKDEILRQTYTCAWQKDMLYQGKMFVSDNWICFHSKVFGKDTRISIPVMSVKLIKKTKTALLVPNALVIVTTIEQHVFVSFLSRNNTFKLLKSVCPHLEVDKVSSSPVASSCGNSFRASCPSSLPLDFSGDFSDLDGVVQQRRQEMMESSSSGSQTPDYDKIDDFSSLPGAFLNTVKSREVSVHADVHLQSPSQKHGPTLKNGKAAAHGLTLKDSPSQPKSLHLILFIYLFFCCVCRRRVVILVLSSCYMTFKIVALEHRLNSLLSMGELIRNENTGSQRSQVEVNAEMYGELSTNLFKLEKNKHESRSSSWLI is encoded by the exons ATGGTAGTGGTGAGCGAGACGACGGGCTCACCTCTCACCCCTGGTCCCGAACAAGTTCCCTGCTGCAAGGACTCCCGGGGGAAGAGCTCTAC ATTGGAAGTGGACCATGGGGGTGAGAGGAGACGTGGACAGACATCTCCAGACCTCAGGCTCCTGCTGGACACGGAGTCAGACCCCTCAGACAGCAGGAAGAAAGCAGCCAGCATCAG GCAGAAACCTGCAGAGCAACTTTCACCAATGCTGAGTCTGTATGAGTTTGAAACAAAGTTCGACAGGAAGAAGCCCCAGTCCAACCAG tTATCGAAGAGCAACACGCAGTACCACAAGTTATTTAAGGATGTCCGCAAAGATGAGATACTCAGACAGA CTTACACTTGTGCCTGGCAGAAAGATATGTTATATCAGGGTAAAATGTTCGTCTCTGATAACTGGATCTGCTTCCACTCCAAAGTCTTTGGCAAAGATACTAGA ATTTCTATCCCGGTGATGTCTGTGAAGTTAATCAAAAAGACTAAAACAGCGTTATTGGTGCCAAACGCCCTCGTGATTGTAACTACAATTGAACAA CATGTGTTTGTTTCCTTCCTCTCTCGAAAcaacaccttcaaactcctgaaaTCTGTCTGCCCTCATCTGGAG GTGGATAAGGTCAGCAGCAGCCCCGTGGCTTCGTCGTGTGGGAACAGCTTCAGAGCCAGCTGCCCGTCGTCGCTTCCTCTG GACTTTTCTGGAGACTTCTCCGACCTCGACGGGGTTGTGCAGCAGAGACGGCAGGAGATGATGGAGAGCAGCAGCTCAGGGTCTCAAACTCCTGATTATGATAAAATAGACG ACTTCTCCAGCCTCCCAGGGGCATTCCTGAACACGGTGAAGAGCAGAGAGGTTTCAGTCCATGCAGACGTTCACCTCCAGAGTCCAAGCCAAAAGCACGGGCCCACCCTGAAGAACG GCAAGGCAGCAGCACATGGACTAACCCTGAAAGACTCACCCTCACAGCCAAAGTCCTTACATCTCATCCTTTTTATCTACCTGTTTTT TTGCTGTGTTTGTCGTCGCAGAGTCGTCATCCTCGTCTTGTCCTCCTGTTACATGACATTTAAGATCGTGGCTCTCGAGCACCGCCTGAACTCCCTGTTGTCGATGGGAGAACTCATTCGTAATGA GAATACTGGGAGCCAAAGGTCACAGGTTGAGGTGAATGCTGAAATGTATGGAGAGCTATCTACCAACCTGTTCAAGTTGGAGAAG AATAAACACGAGTCCAGATCCAGCAGCTGGTTGATTTAG
- the LOC107374858 gene encoding GRAM domain-containing protein 2B isoform X3 — translation MVVVSETTGSPLTPGPEQVPCCKDSRGKSSTLEVDHGGERRRGQTSPDLRLLLDTESDPSDSRKKAASIRQKPAEQLSPMLSLYEFETKFDRKKPQSNQLSKSNTQYHKLFKDVRKDEILRQTYTCAWQKDMLYQGKMFVSDNWICFHSKVFGKDTRISIPVMSVKLIKKTKTALLVPNALVIVTTIEQHVFVSFLSRNNTFKLLKSVCPHLEVDKVSSSPVASSCGNSFRASCPSSLPLDFSGDFSDLDGVVQQRRQEMMESSSSGSQTPDYDKIDDFSSLPGAFLNTVKSREVSVHADVHLQSPSQKHGPTLKNGKAAAHGLTLKDSPSQPKSLHLILFIYLFLVVILVLSSCYMTFKIVALEHRLNSLLSMGELIRNENTGSQRSQVEVNAEMYGELSTNLFKLEKIQRNLRKLLEGT, via the exons ATGGTAGTGGTGAGCGAGACGACGGGCTCACCTCTCACCCCTGGTCCCGAACAAGTTCCCTGCTGCAAGGACTCCCGGGGGAAGAGCTCTAC ATTGGAAGTGGACCATGGGGGTGAGAGGAGACGTGGACAGACATCTCCAGACCTCAGGCTCCTGCTGGACACGGAGTCAGACCCCTCAGACAGCAGGAAGAAAGCAGCCAGCATCAG GCAGAAACCTGCAGAGCAACTTTCACCAATGCTGAGTCTGTATGAGTTTGAAACAAAGTTCGACAGGAAGAAGCCCCAGTCCAACCAG tTATCGAAGAGCAACACGCAGTACCACAAGTTATTTAAGGATGTCCGCAAAGATGAGATACTCAGACAGA CTTACACTTGTGCCTGGCAGAAAGATATGTTATATCAGGGTAAAATGTTCGTCTCTGATAACTGGATCTGCTTCCACTCCAAAGTCTTTGGCAAAGATACTAGA ATTTCTATCCCGGTGATGTCTGTGAAGTTAATCAAAAAGACTAAAACAGCGTTATTGGTGCCAAACGCCCTCGTGATTGTAACTACAATTGAACAA CATGTGTTTGTTTCCTTCCTCTCTCGAAAcaacaccttcaaactcctgaaaTCTGTCTGCCCTCATCTGGAG GTGGATAAGGTCAGCAGCAGCCCCGTGGCTTCGTCGTGTGGGAACAGCTTCAGAGCCAGCTGCCCGTCGTCGCTTCCTCTG GACTTTTCTGGAGACTTCTCCGACCTCGACGGGGTTGTGCAGCAGAGACGGCAGGAGATGATGGAGAGCAGCAGCTCAGGGTCTCAAACTCCTGATTATGATAAAATAGACG ACTTCTCCAGCCTCCCAGGGGCATTCCTGAACACGGTGAAGAGCAGAGAGGTTTCAGTCCATGCAGACGTTCACCTCCAGAGTCCAAGCCAAAAGCACGGGCCCACCCTGAAGAACG GCAAGGCAGCAGCACATGGACTAACCCTGAAAGACTCACCCTCACAGCCAAAGTCCTTACATCTCATCCTTTTTATCTACCTGTTTTT AGTCGTCATCCTCGTCTTGTCCTCCTGTTACATGACATTTAAGATCGTGGCTCTCGAGCACCGCCTGAACTCCCTGTTGTCGATGGGAGAACTCATTCGTAATGA GAATACTGGGAGCCAAAGGTCACAGGTTGAGGTGAATGCTGAAATGTATGGAGAGCTATCTACCAACCTGTTCAAGTTGGAGAAG ATTCAGAGGAACCTCAGGAAGCTCCTGGAGGGGACTTAA
- the LOC107374858 gene encoding GRAM domain-containing protein 2B isoform X4 — MVVVSETTGSPLTPGPEQVPCCKDSRGKSSTLEVDHGGERRRGQTSPDLRLLLDTESDPSDSRKKAASIRQKPAEQLSPMLSLYEFETKFDRKKPQSNQLSKSNTQYHKLFKDVRKDEILRQTYTCAWQKDMLYQGKMFVSDNWICFHSKVFGKDTRISIPVMSVKLIKKTKTALLVPNALVIVTTIEQHVFVSFLSRNNTFKLLKSVCPHLEVDKVSSSPVASSCGNSFRASCPSSLPLDFSGDFSDLDGVVQQRRQEMMESSSSGSQTPDYDKIDDFSSLPGAFLNTVKSREVSVHADVHLQSPSQKHGPTLKNGKAAAHGLTLKDSPSQPKSLHLILFIYLFFCCVCRRRVVILVLSSCYMTFKIVALEHRLNSLLSMGELIRNE, encoded by the exons ATGGTAGTGGTGAGCGAGACGACGGGCTCACCTCTCACCCCTGGTCCCGAACAAGTTCCCTGCTGCAAGGACTCCCGGGGGAAGAGCTCTAC ATTGGAAGTGGACCATGGGGGTGAGAGGAGACGTGGACAGACATCTCCAGACCTCAGGCTCCTGCTGGACACGGAGTCAGACCCCTCAGACAGCAGGAAGAAAGCAGCCAGCATCAG GCAGAAACCTGCAGAGCAACTTTCACCAATGCTGAGTCTGTATGAGTTTGAAACAAAGTTCGACAGGAAGAAGCCCCAGTCCAACCAG tTATCGAAGAGCAACACGCAGTACCACAAGTTATTTAAGGATGTCCGCAAAGATGAGATACTCAGACAGA CTTACACTTGTGCCTGGCAGAAAGATATGTTATATCAGGGTAAAATGTTCGTCTCTGATAACTGGATCTGCTTCCACTCCAAAGTCTTTGGCAAAGATACTAGA ATTTCTATCCCGGTGATGTCTGTGAAGTTAATCAAAAAGACTAAAACAGCGTTATTGGTGCCAAACGCCCTCGTGATTGTAACTACAATTGAACAA CATGTGTTTGTTTCCTTCCTCTCTCGAAAcaacaccttcaaactcctgaaaTCTGTCTGCCCTCATCTGGAG GTGGATAAGGTCAGCAGCAGCCCCGTGGCTTCGTCGTGTGGGAACAGCTTCAGAGCCAGCTGCCCGTCGTCGCTTCCTCTG GACTTTTCTGGAGACTTCTCCGACCTCGACGGGGTTGTGCAGCAGAGACGGCAGGAGATGATGGAGAGCAGCAGCTCAGGGTCTCAAACTCCTGATTATGATAAAATAGACG ACTTCTCCAGCCTCCCAGGGGCATTCCTGAACACGGTGAAGAGCAGAGAGGTTTCAGTCCATGCAGACGTTCACCTCCAGAGTCCAAGCCAAAAGCACGGGCCCACCCTGAAGAACG GCAAGGCAGCAGCACATGGACTAACCCTGAAAGACTCACCCTCACAGCCAAAGTCCTTACATCTCATCCTTTTTATCTACCTGTTTTT TTGCTGTGTTTGTCGTCGCAGAGTCGTCATCCTCGTCTTGTCCTCCTGTTACATGACATTTAAGATCGTGGCTCTCGAGCACCGCCTGAACTCCCTGTTGTCGATGGGAGAACTCATTCGTAATGAGTAA